From a single Populus trichocarpa isolate Nisqually-1 chromosome 17, P.trichocarpa_v4.1, whole genome shotgun sequence genomic region:
- the LOC7496602 gene encoding uncharacterized protein LOC7496602 isoform X2, with translation MEKVALDTVREERHVAPAHYSMKIDSFSLLSDMVANSYLEQYESREFDASGYKWKLVLYPNGDKSRNGDGYISLYLVIADTTGFPPGWEINAIFKLFVYDQLQDKYLTIGDGRLRRFCAIMNKWGFPQMLPLSTFNNASNGYLIGDSCVFGAEVFVVKSEGKGEHFSMIKDPSDGTFTWEVQYFSGLTGEFYYSQVYLAGGHEWKLKLFPNGHIKQRGKYLSLFVELDDCTNYHTGWKLFVEFTLRIKDQVQSQHREKTFHHWFNGSENDLGWVSFISLTDIKNPLKNFIVNDTLIVEGVLHRLSVLKDLA, from the exons ATGGAGAAGGTCGCTCTT GATACTGTAAGGGAAGAGAGACATGTAGCACCAGCCCACTACTCCATGAAAATTGATTCCTTCTCGTTGCTTTCCGATATGGTTGCTAATTCTTACTTGGAGCAATATGAATCTCGTGAATTTGATGCCAGCGGCTACAAGTG GAAATTGGTTCTGTACCCTAATGGAGACAAGAGCAGGAATGGAGATGGCTACATATCTCTGTATTTGGTAATTGCAGACACCACTGGTTTTCCTCCTGGTTGGGAAATCAATGCCATCTTCAAGTTGTTCGTGTATGATCAACTTCAGGACAAATACTTGACAATTGGAG ATGGGAGATTGAGGCGATTCTGTGCCATAATGAATAAATGGGGTTTTCCCCAGATGCTTCCATTAAGTACTTTTAACAATGCATCAAATGGTTACTTGATTGGTGATTCCTGTGTATTTGGAGCGGAAGTTTTTGTTGTCAAAAGTGAAGGTAAAGGGGAACATTTTTCCATGATTAAGGATCCTTCAGACGGTACTTTTACTTGGGAGGTTCAATACTTCTCTGGATTGACAGGAGAATTTTATTACTCTCAAGTTTATTTGGCTGGAGGACATGAATG GAAGTTAAAGCTCTTTCCGAATGGACATATAAAGCAAAGGGGCAAATACTTGTCTTTATTTGTGGAACTGGATGATTGCACCAACTATCATACTGGATGGAAACTGTTTGTGGAATTCACACTGCGCATTAAGGATCAAGTCCAGAGCCAACACCGTGAGAAAACCT TTCATCACTGGTTCAATGGATCCGAGAATGATTTGGGTTGGGTGAGCTTCATATCATTGACTGATATCAAGAATCCATTAAAGAACTTTATTGTCAATGATACATTGATTGTTGAAGGGGTACTTCATCGTTTATCAGTTCTCAAGGATCTTGCTTAA